The genomic stretch GCGCGGCGGACTCTCGAGCGTCAGCGCCAAAATGGCACCTTCGCCCAAATCCGATAAGTCTTTCGGCGAGGGCAAATCGTCCGCCACGCGGGCAATGCCGCGCAAATGGCCTTGCGCCGTACATTCGGCAAACAAGGTGCGCAAACCTTGCGTACCCCGAATCTGGATCGAAAGCCGTCCATCCGTCTTAAGGATCGACGCGAATAAAGCCGAAGCCGCTAGGGATTCGCCCAGCAAATTGCGAACTTCGGCGGCATAGTCGGCACGTGACTGGATGGATGCCCAGCTTTCTTGCAAATGCACGATCGCGCCGCGCACGTGAGCAGCGGGCAGATGAAAACGAAGGAGGCGGTCGGTCGAGGTGTTCATGTAATTGCGATAATGGCCGAATGAATGCATTCCGAATGTCATCAAATGGGGACGATGTGCCCCAATCGCAAGCTGCCAATTCGCGCAAGACGCGAAAGTCGCGCCCTTGGTTCAAGCGGCTCGTCACCCTGGCCCTTGCGGCGGTTTTGTTCAGCGTATTGCAAGTGGCGTCCTTGCGCTTTATCAATCCGCCTTTCTCAAGCTTTATGGCGATCCGGATGATTGAAGCCTGGACCTCGGGCGACTTCAGCTTCCGGCTGAAGCACGAGTGGGTCGGCCGCTCGCAGATGTCTGCTGCCATTCCGCTCGCCATGATTGCGTCCGAAGACCAAAAGTTTGCGGATCACGGCGGCTTTGATTTGGAGGCGATTGAGAAGGCACAAGCGCGCAACGCCCGCGGTAAAAAGATTCGTGGCGGCAGTACGATTACGCAACAAACGGCGAAGAACCTCTTTCTATGGGGTGGACGCAACTATGTGCGCAAAGGCTTAGAAGCTTGGTACACCGTCTTGATGGAAGTGCTGCTTCCGAAGGCGCGCATCATTGAGCTCTATGCCAACTTTGCCGAATTCGGTGATGGCATTTACGGAGTACAAGCGGCCTCGCGGACATTCTATGGCGTAGATGCGAAACGCGTTAGCGTCTCGCAAGCGGCGAGACTCGCGGCAGTTTTGCCATCTCCACGCCGCTATAGCGTGTCAAAGCCCGGGCCTTACGTGCAGCGTCGCGCGCGCGCAATTGAACGGCAAATGCGCATGATTGGCGGACAAGGTTACTTGCACAAAATCGAAGACTGATCAGCGCGGCAGC from Lysobacter sp. HDW10 encodes the following:
- the mtgA gene encoding monofunctional biosynthetic peptidoglycan transglycosylase → MSSNGDDVPQSQAANSRKTRKSRPWFKRLVTLALAAVLFSVLQVASLRFINPPFSSFMAIRMIEAWTSGDFSFRLKHEWVGRSQMSAAIPLAMIASEDQKFADHGGFDLEAIEKAQARNARGKKIRGGSTITQQTAKNLFLWGGRNYVRKGLEAWYTVLMEVLLPKARIIELYANFAEFGDGIYGVQAASRTFYGVDAKRVSVSQAARLAAVLPSPRRYSVSKPGPYVQRRARAIERQMRMIGGQGYLHKIED